In the genome of Salana multivorans, the window GCCGAACAGCCCGGCGTAGCGCCCCCGCTCGCGCGGCGAGACGACGTCGGCCATGACGATCTGCGACAGCGCCGCGAGGCCGCCACCGCCGAGGCCCTGCAGGACGCGCATCGCGATGAGCACCTCGACGGACCGCGAGAGCCCGGCCAGGCAGGTGGCGACGACGAAGATGCCGAGCACGACGAGGAGGAGCGCCTTGCGGTTCACCAGGTCGGCGACCTTGCCCCAGATCGGGGTGCTCACGGTGGTCGCGAGCAGCGTCGCCGTCACGACCCAGGTGAACGCGGACTGGCTGCCGCCGAGGTCGGCGACGATGACGGGCAGCGAGGAGCTGACGACCGTCGTCGCGAGCATCGAGACGAACATGCTGACGACGAGCGCCGTCATGACGGGCAGCACGTCCCGGTCGTGGCGCGCGCCGGCCGCGTCGGGGCCGGCGCCGGGCGCCGGGACGCCGGACGCGGCGGGGGTGGTGGCGGACGCGCCGACGGGCGACGCGGGCCGCTCGTGGGTGGTCGTGAGAGCTGTCGACACACGGACTCCTAGGGAACAGGAAATTGACCGGGGTCAACTATCCGCCGATCGTTGACTTCAGTCAACGATCGCTCGCGTGACGATCCACACACCGCCGGGACGGCGGCGCTGCCTACCGGCGCCGGCGCACCGCGACCTTGACCACCTCGACCAGCAGGAACACCCCGACGGCGAACCCGAGCGTCAGCCCCCACCCGTCGAGCCCGAGCGCCGCGGAGCCGAACCACGAGTGCATGAACGGCGCGTACACGAAGACGAGCTGGAGGAGCAGGAGCGCCCCCGCCGAGATCCACACGGTGGGGTTGCCGGTGAACGCGCGCGGGGTCAGGCTCGAGGAGCCGAGGAACCGGCAGTTGAGCAGGAACGCGAGCTGCGCGAGCGCCAGCATCGTGACGGCGGTCGTCTGCGCCGTCTGGATGTCGTACCCCCGCTCGCGCTCGATGAGGTAGACGGCCAGCGTCGCGCCGCCGATGAGCACCGACGCGGCCAGGACGAGCCCGAACGTGCGGGGGTTGAGCACCTGCTCGCGCGGGTCGCGCGGGGGACGCTTCATGATGTCCGGCTCGGCCGGCTCGCCCGCCAGCGCGAGCGACAGCGTCACGGCCGTCACGAGGTTGACCCAGAGGATCTGGACGGGCGAGAGCGGGAGGGCGACCCCCGCGAGCACGGCGACCAGGATGACGAGCGACTGCGCGCCGTTCGTCGGGAGCAGGAAGACGACGGACTTGCGGATGTTGTCGTAGATCCGCCGCCCCTCCTCGATGGCCCGCTCGATGGTGGCGAAGTTGTCGTCGGCCAGGACGATGTCGGCCGCCTCCTTCGTCGCCTCGGTCCCCTTGATGCCCATGGCGACGCCGACATCGGCGCGCGTGATCGACGGGGCGTCGTTGACGCCGTCACCCGTCATGGCGACGACCTCGCCCCGCGACTGCAGCGCCCGGACGATCCGCAGCTTGTGCTCGGGCGAGGTGCGCGCGTAGACGTCGACGTCCTGGACCACCCGGCGCAGCTCGTCCTGGCTCATCCGCTGCAGGTCGGCGCCGGTGAGTGCGGCGACCTCGCCGTCGGGCGGCGCGATCCCGAGCTCGCGGGAGATCGCGATCGCGGTGCCGCGGTGGTCGCCGGTGATCATCTTGACCCGGATGCCGGCGCCGTGGGCCTCGGCGATGGCGGCGGTCGCCTCGGGCCGCGGCGGGTCGACGATGCCGGCGACCCCGAGGAACTCCAGCCCCTCGTCGAGGTCGGCGAGCTCGATCGTCTCGCGCCCCCGGCCCGCCAGCGTCGCGGCGGCGAGCACGCGCAGCCCCTGGTCGGACAGCTCCTCGATCCGCTCCTCCCACGCGGCGCGGTCGAGCGGCTCGCGCTCGCCGGTGGGGCCGCGCTGCCACTCGGCACGGTCGAGCAGCCGGTCCGGCGCCCCGAGCACGTGCACGACGCGGGTGCCGTCCGGCAGGTCGTCGAGCGTCGCCGAGAACTTGTGGGCCGACTCGAACGGCACCTGCGCGAGACGGGTGACGGCCTCGACGTCGAGGCCGGCCTTGGCGGCCAGCACGTCGAGCGCGCCCTCGGTCGGGGCGCCGACCACCCGCCAGAGTCCGTCGACCCGCTCGACACGCGCGTCGTTGGCCGATCCGGCGGCGCGGACGAACGCGGCGAGGTCGGGCCGGTCGGCGAGGCCAGCGGTCGTCGTCGTCCCCGCGAGGACCACGCGGCCGGCCGGGTCGTACCCCGTCCCCTCGACGTCGTACGTCGCGGCCCCCGTGACGACCGTGCGGACGGTCATCTCGTTCTGCGTCAGGGTGCCCGTCTTGTCCGAGCAGATCGACGTGACCGAGCCGAGCGTCTCGACGGAGGCCATCCGGCGCGTGATCGCGTTGCGTCGGGCCATCTGCTGCACGCCCAGAGCGAGCGTGATCGTGATGAGCGCCGGCAGCCCCTCCGGGACCGCGGCGACCGCGAACGCGATGGCCGCCGAGAGCAGGTCCTCCCGGTCGAAGTCGTGGACCAGCCGGCCGATGATGAGCATCGCGACGGCGAGCACGAGGATGAGCAGCGAGATCTGCTTGCCCAGCTTCGCGATCTGCTTGGTCAGCGGGGTCTCGATCTCCTCCTGGTCGGCGACGAGCTGGCTGATCCGCCCGATCTCCGTCCCAGCGCCGGTCGCGACGACGACGCCCTCCCCCGTCCCGGCCGTCACGATCGTGCCGGAGAACGCCATCGAGGAGCGGTCGCCGACGCCGGCGTCGACACCGACCGGCTCGGCGTCCTTCTCCGCGGAGACGGACTCTCCGGTGAGCGCGGCCTCGTCGATCTGCAGGTTCGAGGTCCGCACGAGGCGCAGGTCGGCCGGGATGCGGTCGCCGCTGCGGACGCGGACGAGGTCGCCGACGACGAGGTCGGCCGCGTCGACGACGCCCCAGGTGCCGTCGCGCTCCACCTGGGCGTCGAGCGAGACCATCGTGGACAGGCTCGCCAGCGCGCTCGCGGCGCGACCCTCCTGCACGTAGCCGATGACCGCGTTCGCGACGATGACGACGGCGATGACGCCGAAGTCGACCCAGTCGCCCGCGATGATCTTGAGCACCGCAGCGGCGACGAGGACGTAGACGAGGACGTCGTCGAAGTGGGCGAGGAAGCGCAGCCACGCCGGCCGGCCCGCGGGCTCGGGCAGCCGGTTGGGGCCGTCGGCGGCGAGCCGGGTCGCCGCGTCGTCACCGCTCAGGCCACCCCCGGGGGTACCGGTCGCGGCGAGGACGTCGTGGACGGTCGCCGCCCAGACGGGCGGGTCGAGCTCGTCGAGTCGGACCGCGGCGGGCGTCGACGGACGCGCGACGGTCGGGACGGAGCCGGCCGAGGGAGCTGGAGTCGTCACCGGGGCCAGCTACTGGCGCGTGAGGACGTCGAGCTCGGTGCCGTCCTCGGCGGTGAGCGTCATCGCGGTGCCGGCGATCGTCCCGGCGGCGAGGCCGGACCAGCCGGGGATCCCGTCGCACGCCATGAGCGTGGTGATCGCGTCGGAGAAGGTCACCTCGGACCCCTCCTGCTCCCAGGAGCCGCTGATCCGGTTGCAGCCGTCGGTCCCGGAGAAGGTGCCGTCGTCGACGAGCGTCACGGTCGGAGCGCCGGGCCCGGTCGACGCCCAGGTGCCGGCGGCGCCCTGCTCGGCGGCCGCGGAGCACGCGCCGAGCGCGAGCGCGCCGGCGGCCAGCGCCAGCGGGACGGCGAACGAACGACGAATCCTCATGGCGTCCTACCTCCTGGACCGGTCCGAGGCCGTCACGCCCTCGGCTCTCCCTGGCCCGGGACCGGGCCTCGCGTCCAGCGTAGTGACGGGGTCGGCGGGCCGCCCGACGAACGTCCCGGGCGGCGGCGCGGCCCCGTCGGGCGCCCGCGTCAGTGCTCGGGGTGGACGCTGCCCTTGGCGACGAACCGCTTCGCGGCCCGCCCGGCGAACGCGCGGGCGAGGGCGGCGATGGCCCCCGAGACGGCGGCGAACATGACGACCTCGCGCAGCGAGCTGCCGTCCTCCTCGCCGTTGACGGGCGGGCGGTGACCGGTCACCGCCTTCCAGGTGAGGTCGAGCAGCTTGGTCGCCGCGAACCCGGCCGCCATGACCGCGATGGTCTGGATGATCTTCTGCTGGTTCATTGGAGATGCCCTTCGCTCGTGCTCCCGACCCTACCCGCGCCCCGTCCCGCGAGCAGCGGCGTCCCGGCCCGTCGCCCGACGTGCCCACATTCTGACAGCGCGTGGTCTCTCGTCAGATCCATGCCATAGTGGGAGCATGCCCAAGATCATCGGAGCCTCCCTGGCCGAGCACCGCGAGCAGGTTCGGCTGCGCCTGTTCGGGGCGCTGTCGGCGCTCATGGAGCGTGAGGGCTTCGACGCGATCACGCTGGCCGACATCGCGGCGGAGGCCGGGGTCGGGCGCACGGCGGTCTACAACCACTTCCCGGACAAGGAGTCGCTCCTCCTCGGGTTCATCGAGAGCGAGACCTCCGCCTACATGGGCGCCCTCGAGGCCTCCCTCGAGGGAGTCGAGGACCCGGTCGAGCAGCTCCGGACGTACGTGCAGCAGCAGATCCACCTCAAGCGGGTCTACCACCTGGCCCCCGGGCCGGACCTGCGG includes:
- a CDS encoding DUF4235 domain-containing protein, coding for MNQQKIIQTIAVMAAGFAATKLLDLTWKAVTGHRPPVNGEEDGSSLREVVMFAAVSGAIAALARAFAGRAAKRFVAKGSVHPEH
- a CDS encoding HAD-IC family P-type ATPase, encoding MTTPAPSAGSVPTVARPSTPAAVRLDELDPPVWAATVHDVLAATGTPGGGLSGDDAATRLAADGPNRLPEPAGRPAWLRFLAHFDDVLVYVLVAAAVLKIIAGDWVDFGVIAVVIVANAVIGYVQEGRAASALASLSTMVSLDAQVERDGTWGVVDAADLVVGDLVRVRSGDRIPADLRLVRTSNLQIDEAALTGESVSAEKDAEPVGVDAGVGDRSSMAFSGTIVTAGTGEGVVVATGAGTEIGRISQLVADQEEIETPLTKQIAKLGKQISLLILVLAVAMLIIGRLVHDFDREDLLSAAIAFAVAAVPEGLPALITITLALGVQQMARRNAITRRMASVETLGSVTSICSDKTGTLTQNEMTVRTVVTGAATYDVEGTGYDPAGRVVLAGTTTTAGLADRPDLAAFVRAAGSANDARVERVDGLWRVVGAPTEGALDVLAAKAGLDVEAVTRLAQVPFESAHKFSATLDDLPDGTRVVHVLGAPDRLLDRAEWQRGPTGEREPLDRAAWEERIEELSDQGLRVLAAATLAGRGRETIELADLDEGLEFLGVAGIVDPPRPEATAAIAEAHGAGIRVKMITGDHRGTAIAISRELGIAPPDGEVAALTGADLQRMSQDELRRVVQDVDVYARTSPEHKLRIVRALQSRGEVVAMTGDGVNDAPSITRADVGVAMGIKGTEATKEAADIVLADDNFATIERAIEEGRRIYDNIRKSVVFLLPTNGAQSLVILVAVLAGVALPLSPVQILWVNLVTAVTLSLALAGEPAEPDIMKRPPRDPREQVLNPRTFGLVLAASVLIGGATLAVYLIERERGYDIQTAQTTAVTMLALAQLAFLLNCRFLGSSSLTPRAFTGNPTVWISAGALLLLQLVFVYAPFMHSWFGSAALGLDGWGLTLGFAVGVFLLVEVVKVAVRRRR
- a CDS encoding META domain-containing protein; translated protein: MRIRRSFAVPLALAAGALALGACSAAAEQGAAGTWASTGPGAPTVTLVDDGTFSGTDGCNRISGSWEQEGSEVTFSDAITTLMACDGIPGWSGLAAGTIAGTAMTLTAEDGTELDVLTRQ
- a CDS encoding TetR/AcrR family transcriptional regulator codes for the protein MPKIIGASLAEHREQVRLRLFGALSALMEREGFDAITLADIAAEAGVGRTAVYNHFPDKESLLLGFIESETSAYMGALEASLEGVEDPVEQLRTYVQQQIHLKRVYHLAPGPDLRTVVSRATMMRLRDHIMVVEVPLRRILTLGIATGRFPRQDLDAVVPLINSCLAARNVPEDGPQRDRAIEETVAFVMRAVGVDPDRAVVRRPAESAGRRTA